The candidate division KSB1 bacterium DNA window TTGTGATATAATTTGAGGATTCTTTTCATGAAGATACTCAAAGAAGTCAAAAATCTTTGGATGCAATAACGGTTCACCACCACCTTGTAATGAAATATAACAACATTCCTTATGCAGGCTGATTTCATCGACAACTTTATTGAACAATTCAAAATCCATATAACCCATATTCTTGCGCCAGCGGACGCCCGTTACACAGCTTGGACATTTTAAGTTGCAATAACCTGTTGATTCAAGTATTACTCGTCTTGGGAATTTTTTATCTTTTCCATTTTGCATTTGAATATCCTTTTCCCCTCAAATGATGCACTTTCGTGCAATAACAAACATGTGAGAAGACAACTTATTTTCCGATAAAAAATTTTGAAACGGAATACCTAGTCTTTCCCACTGGTCAACAAGAATATGTTTTAGAAACGGCTGTCCTGAGATATCATACTCGCCGGTAAGGATACTTTTCCGTACAAGTTCGGCATCCAGAACACCTGGTGTTTCAAGGCTTAATATTTTGAATCCAGCTCTTTCAAGTAACATACTTATCGATTCAGGATTAAACAAGTTCAGGTGCTCACCACCAACACTTTTTGATTTGGTCTTCAAAAGCGAAGTGTCAAAACCATGCATGTTAGGACAAGTAATAAATAGTAATCCTTTTCCGGATATAGTCTTGTTGCATGTTTTTAAAAATTCGAATGGTGAAAAAAGATGTTCAATCGTTTCGAACGATACAACAACGTTTACCTGCAGATCATTCAAACAAACATTTTCAATGATATCTTCAATAACCTCAACTTGCTTGTCGCGGCACCTTTGTGCAAGATGCGGTGTGG harbors:
- a CDS encoding class I SAM-dependent methyltransferase, whose amino-acid sequence is MNNLHFIENAIRPEELVVELEKLCAQDRALLMRHKEQFVAVTCPACDYNGRIHAFNKLDVNFDECLNCETIYASPRPTFAILQEHYTNSKSYRFWAEHIFAASEPVRREKIFKKRVDMVLNYCHEFGVDNELILEVGSGFGTFCEELKSRNFFKRIIAVEPTPHLAQRCRDKQVEVIEDIIENVCLNDLQVNVVVSFETIEHLFSPFEFLKTCNKTISGKGLLFITCPNMHGFDTSLLKTKSKSVGGEHLNLFNPESISMLLERAGFKILSLETPGVLDAELVRKSILTGEYDISGQPFLKHILVDQWERLGIPFQNFLSENKLSSHMFVIARKCII
- a CDS encoding 4Fe-4S cluster-binding domain-containing protein, whose product is MQNGKDKKFPRRVILESTGYCNLKCPSCVTGVRWRKNMGYMDFELFNKVVDEISLHKECCYISLQGGGEPLLHPKIFDFFEYLHEKNPQIISQ